Proteins from a genomic interval of Oncorhynchus nerka isolate Pitt River linkage group LG13, Oner_Uvic_2.0, whole genome shotgun sequence:
- the mrps10 gene encoding small ribosomal subunit protein uS10m isoform X3, whose amino-acid sequence MAAPMVVGRNIRTFGRIFVGVSQSVIVTEEPDTLYQKVSLLVKGHDKAVLDSYEFFAILAAKELGVTLGKVFEPPKNIERLTLLKSVHIFKKHRVQYEMRTHYRCIELSRVTGSTAQVYLEYIQRNLPEGVAMEVTKTSMEKVPEHLLEPMWNDPPTEEKPSQ is encoded by the exons ATGGCGGCCCCCATGGTAGTCGGTCGAAATATTCGCACCTTCGGAAGGATATTCGTGGGAGTCTCACAATCG GTGATTGTCACAGAGGAGCCGGACACGCTGTACCAGAAGGTGTCTCTGCTGGTGAAGGGCCATGACAAAGCAGTCCTGGACAGCTATGAGTTCTTCGCCATCCTGGCTGCCAAAGAGCTGGGAGTCACTCTGGGCAAAGT ATTTGAGCCTCCAAAGAACATTGAGCGGCTGACACTTCTGAAATCTGTCCACATCTTCAAGAAACACAGGGTCCAGTACGAAATGAGGACGCACTACCGCTGCATAGAG CTCTCTCGTGTGACTGGATCCACTGCACAGGTGTACCTGGAATATATACAGAGGAATCTGCCAGAGGGTGTGGCCATGGAGGTGACCAAG ACCTCCATGGAGAAGGTTCCAGAGCATCTCCTGGAACCTATGTGGAACGACCCGCCAACTGAAGAGAAGCCCAGCCAATAA
- the mrps10 gene encoding small ribosomal subunit protein uS10m isoform X2 codes for MAAPMVVGRNIRTFGRIFVGVSQSGSIGLNACRYHGRSTLCRPLQLPATCLHTGTFSSSLPSSVIVTEEPDTLYQKVSLLVKGHDKAVLDSYEFFAILAAKELGVTLGKVFEPPKNIERLTLLKSVHIFKKHRVQYEMRTHYRCIELSRVTGSTAQVYLEYIQRNLPEGVAMEVTKTSMEKVPEHLLEPMWNDPPTEEKPSQ; via the exons ATGGCGGCCCCCATGGTAGTCGGTCGAAATATTCGCACCTTCGGAAGGATATTCGTGGGAGTCTCACAATCG GGATCAATAGGATTGAACGCTTGCAGATATCATGGGAGATCTACATTATGTCG CCCTCTCCAGTTGCCTGCAACCTGCCTCCACACTGgaaccttctcttcctctcttccctcatct GTGATTGTCACAGAGGAGCCGGACACGCTGTACCAGAAGGTGTCTCTGCTGGTGAAGGGCCATGACAAAGCAGTCCTGGACAGCTATGAGTTCTTCGCCATCCTGGCTGCCAAAGAGCTGGGAGTCACTCTGGGCAAAGT ATTTGAGCCTCCAAAGAACATTGAGCGGCTGACACTTCTGAAATCTGTCCACATCTTCAAGAAACACAGGGTCCAGTACGAAATGAGGACGCACTACCGCTGCATAGAG CTCTCTCGTGTGACTGGATCCACTGCACAGGTGTACCTGGAATATATACAGAGGAATCTGCCAGAGGGTGTGGCCATGGAGGTGACCAAG ACCTCCATGGAGAAGGTTCCAGAGCATCTCCTGGAACCTATGTGGAACGACCCGCCAACTGAAGAGAAGCCCAGCCAATAA
- the mrps10 gene encoding small ribosomal subunit protein uS10m isoform X1 has translation MAAPMVVGRNIRTFGRIFVGVSQSFLQGSIGLNACRYHGRSTLCRPLQLPATCLHTGTFSSSLPSSVIVTEEPDTLYQKVSLLVKGHDKAVLDSYEFFAILAAKELGVTLGKVFEPPKNIERLTLLKSVHIFKKHRVQYEMRTHYRCIELSRVTGSTAQVYLEYIQRNLPEGVAMEVTKTSMEKVPEHLLEPMWNDPPTEEKPSQ, from the exons ATGGCGGCCCCCATGGTAGTCGGTCGAAATATTCGCACCTTCGGAAGGATATTCGTGGGAGTCTCACAATCG TTTTTACAGGGATCAATAGGATTGAACGCTTGCAGATATCATGGGAGATCTACATTATGTCG CCCTCTCCAGTTGCCTGCAACCTGCCTCCACACTGgaaccttctcttcctctcttccctcatct GTGATTGTCACAGAGGAGCCGGACACGCTGTACCAGAAGGTGTCTCTGCTGGTGAAGGGCCATGACAAAGCAGTCCTGGACAGCTATGAGTTCTTCGCCATCCTGGCTGCCAAAGAGCTGGGAGTCACTCTGGGCAAAGT ATTTGAGCCTCCAAAGAACATTGAGCGGCTGACACTTCTGAAATCTGTCCACATCTTCAAGAAACACAGGGTCCAGTACGAAATGAGGACGCACTACCGCTGCATAGAG CTCTCTCGTGTGACTGGATCCACTGCACAGGTGTACCTGGAATATATACAGAGGAATCTGCCAGAGGGTGTGGCCATGGAGGTGACCAAG ACCTCCATGGAGAAGGTTCCAGAGCATCTCCTGGAACCTATGTGGAACGACCCGCCAACTGAAGAGAAGCCCAGCCAATAA